The Isachenkonia alkalipeptolytica region AGTTTTCTGTCGATACTACCGTTGCCTAAAATTTTAACTCCGCCCTTTTCCAGCTTTCGGACAAGTCTTGCATCCATAAGCAGTTCCGGGGTTATTTCAGCTCCATCTTCAAATCTATTTAAATCTTCAAGTTTTACTACACTATAATCAACTTTGAAAATATTATTGAATCCGCGTTTCGGGATTCGTCGAATCAAAGGCATCTGTCCGCCTTCAAAGCCTGGTCGGGTTCCACCGCCACTTCGAGCATTT contains the following coding sequences:
- the rplO gene encoding 50S ribosomal protein L15; this translates as MKLHELKPAEGSTKKRKRVGRGESSGLGKTSGRGANGQNARSGGGTRPGFEGGQMPLIRRIPKRGFNNIFKVDYSVVKLEDLNRFEDGAEITPELLMDARLVRKLEKGGVKILGNGSIDRKLTVKAHKFTQSAAEKIEAAGGKAEVI